In the Deinococcus ficus genome, one interval contains:
- a CDS encoding TldD/PmbA family protein, whose product MTASTEQLSIDAARTYLLARATTRDVPLEVYAQRANSTSVKAFGGEVSEFKLQARQGVGVRALVRGAWGYSFTENLSRPALDRALDDAVENAELAAPEAGAALLAWGEPPSVDLYGEGLSGVGVDQKVRVALELEQAAMNADPRVKSLPYGQYVDSDREVLIGNTQGLTRGYKALHAMVAAYPLVSEDGQNKMSGDWQFTREFTELDPTRTALSAVEKSLALLGAKPAPTGTFPAVITGECLAELLALFSPMFSGKMVEEGKSPLAGRLGQGIISPLITLVDDATLPRGLQSRAFDAEGCPSAPLTLVEGGELAAFMHNAQTAARAGVTSTGHADRMGYQGTVGVGYSNLHLQPGATPEPDLLRGLTGLKLTGVSGGHAGADPITGDFSLQAEGFWVEDGVVAHPLEVFTVAANILDLLGRVEAVGDTVEWTNWSVGAPMVRVAALAVGGS is encoded by the coding sequence ATGACCGCCAGCACCGAACAGCTCAGCATCGACGCGGCCCGCACGTACCTGCTCGCCCGCGCCACCACCCGCGACGTGCCGCTGGAGGTGTACGCCCAGCGCGCCAACTCCACCAGCGTCAAGGCCTTCGGCGGGGAAGTCAGCGAGTTCAAGCTGCAGGCCCGGCAGGGCGTGGGCGTGCGCGCCCTGGTGCGCGGCGCATGGGGGTACAGCTTCACCGAGAATCTCTCCCGGCCCGCGCTGGACCGCGCGCTGGACGACGCCGTGGAGAACGCCGAACTGGCCGCCCCCGAGGCCGGCGCGGCCCTGCTCGCCTGGGGGGAGCCGCCCAGCGTGGACCTGTACGGCGAGGGGCTTTCCGGCGTGGGCGTGGACCAGAAGGTGCGCGTGGCCCTGGAGCTGGAGCAGGCCGCGATGAACGCCGACCCGCGCGTGAAGAGCCTGCCGTACGGGCAGTACGTGGACAGCGACCGCGAGGTGCTGATCGGCAACACCCAGGGCCTCACCCGCGGGTACAAGGCCCTGCACGCCATGGTCGCCGCGTACCCGCTGGTCAGCGAGGACGGGCAGAACAAGATGAGCGGCGACTGGCAGTTCACGCGCGAATTCACGGAACTGGATCCCACCCGCACCGCATTGAGCGCCGTGGAGAAGTCCCTGGCGCTGCTGGGCGCCAAACCCGCCCCCACCGGCACCTTCCCGGCCGTGATCACCGGGGAGTGCCTGGCGGAGCTGCTGGCGCTGTTCTCCCCGATGTTCAGCGGCAAGATGGTCGAGGAAGGCAAGAGCCCCCTGGCCGGGCGCCTCGGGCAGGGGATCATCAGCCCCCTGATCACCCTGGTGGACGACGCCACCCTGCCGCGCGGCCTGCAGTCCCGCGCCTTCGACGCCGAAGGCTGCCCCAGCGCCCCCCTGACCCTGGTCGAGGGCGGTGAACTCGCGGCGTTCATGCACAACGCCCAGACCGCCGCCCGCGCCGGCGTGACCAGCACCGGCCACGCCGACCGCATGGGCTACCAGGGCACCGTGGGCGTGGGGTACAGCAACCTGCACCTGCAGCCCGGCGCCACCCCCGAACCCGACCTGCTGCGCGGCCTGACCGGCCTGAAACTCACCGGCGTGAGCGGCGGGCACGCCGGCGCCGACCCGATCACCGGGGACTTCAGCCTGCAGGCCGAGGGCTTCTGGGTGGAAGACGGCGTGGTCGCGCACCCGCTGGAGGTGTTCACCGTGGCCGCCAACATCCTGGACCTGCTGGGCCGCGTGGAGGCCGTCGGGGATACCGTGGAGTGGACGAACTGGTCGGTGGGCGCCCCGATGGTGCGCGTGGCGGCCCTGGCGGTCGGCGGCAGCTGA
- the mqnE gene encoding aminofutalosine synthase MqnE — protein sequence MKWLRDPSLAPIVEKVEAGDRLSFEEGMQLYRTRDMNALMRLANTTKQRLHGDKVFFVHSMRLEFTNICYVGCTFCAFAAHKGEDRAWDYDPDEVVRQVGRRYLPGITELHMSSGHHPNHKWEYYPAMVRKLREAYPDLQVKAFTAAEIEHLSKISKKPTLEVLRELQAAGLAAMPGGGAEIFADRVRRQVAKNKVKAEKWLQIHREAHSLGMRTNATMLYGHIETLEERLDHMHRLRDLQAETGGFHAFIPLAFQPLGNTLAQNLGKTEYTTGLDDLRNLAVARIYLDNFPHIKGYWVMIGSELTQVSLDWGVSDIDGTIQEEHIAHAAGATSPMALSQAGMVRMIQHAGRLPVLRDAYYNELETFPREGAQAAD from the coding sequence ATGAAGTGGCTCCGTGACCCGTCCCTGGCACCCATCGTGGAGAAGGTCGAGGCAGGCGACCGCCTGAGCTTCGAGGAAGGCATGCAGCTGTACCGCACGCGGGACATGAACGCCCTGATGCGCCTGGCGAACACCACCAAGCAGCGCCTGCACGGCGACAAGGTGTTCTTCGTGCACAGCATGCGCCTGGAGTTCACGAACATCTGCTACGTGGGCTGCACCTTCTGCGCCTTCGCCGCCCACAAGGGCGAGGACCGGGCCTGGGACTACGACCCGGACGAGGTCGTCCGGCAGGTCGGGCGCCGCTACCTGCCCGGCATCACCGAACTGCACATGAGCAGCGGCCACCACCCCAACCACAAGTGGGAGTACTACCCCGCCATGGTGCGCAAGCTGCGCGAGGCGTACCCGGACCTGCAGGTCAAGGCCTTCACCGCCGCCGAGATCGAGCACCTGAGCAAGATCAGCAAGAAACCCACCCTGGAGGTCCTGCGTGAACTGCAGGCCGCCGGGCTGGCCGCCATGCCCGGCGGCGGCGCGGAGATCTTCGCGGACCGCGTGCGCAGGCAGGTCGCGAAGAACAAGGTCAAGGCCGAGAAGTGGCTGCAGATCCACCGCGAGGCGCACAGCCTCGGCATGCGCACGAACGCCACCATGCTCTACGGGCACATCGAGACCCTGGAAGAGCGCCTGGACCACATGCACCGCCTGCGCGACCTGCAGGCCGAGACGGGCGGCTTCCACGCGTTCATCCCGCTGGCCTTCCAGCCGCTGGGGAACACCCTGGCGCAGAACCTCGGCAAGACCGAGTACACCACCGGCCTGGACGACCTGCGCAACCTCGCCGTGGCCCGCATCTACCTGGATAACTTCCCGCACATCAAGGGCTACTGGGTGATGATCGGCTCCGAACTCACCCAGGTCAGCCTGGACTGGGGCGTGTCGGACATCGACGGCACCATCCAGGAGGAACACATCGCGCACGCCGCCGGCGCCACCAGCCCCATGGCGCTCTCGCAGGCCGGGATGGTCCGCATGATCCAGCACGCGGGGAGGCTCCCGGTGCTGCGCGACGCGTACTACAACGAACTGGAAACCTTCCCCCGCGAGGGCGCGCAGGCCGCCGACTGA
- a CDS encoding nuclear transport factor 2 family protein codes for MTAPDQADLDAVLALDEQWNAAYHHRRPQDLAELLHDDWLGFFPDGTVVTKAGMLEGMAQAPEATLIFERHASRVYGDTAITRGTLYVGGQRIQGFLRVYARQQGQWKVVSVQVVP; via the coding sequence ATGACCGCCCCCGATCAGGCCGACCTGGACGCCGTGCTCGCCCTGGACGAGCAGTGGAACGCCGCCTACCACCACCGCCGGCCCCAGGACCTGGCGGAGTTGCTGCACGACGACTGGCTGGGCTTCTTCCCGGACGGCACGGTCGTGACCAAGGCCGGCATGCTCGAGGGCATGGCCCAGGCGCCCGAGGCCACCCTGATCTTCGAACGGCACGCCAGCCGCGTGTACGGCGACACGGCCATCACCCGCGGCACCCTGTACGTGGGCGGGCAGCGCATCCAGGGCTTCCTGCGCGTGTACGCCCGCCAGCAGGGCCAGTGGAAGGTCGTGAGCGTGCAGGTCGTCCCCTGA
- a CDS encoding menaquinone biosynthetic enzyme MqnA/MqnD family protein — MTDSHPPPADPRPLSPYRAGWIHFTNVAPILDSLVLPPGVTAITGVPTQMNEALLSGAVDIANISAVEFIRHADTLSALPDFSVSVLGPVYSVNLFHTCALSELKRVALTSQSAMSVALLEVLLLEWGVSPTLERAEGEAEALLAQGFDGVLRIGDSALREWYGVVGPFTEATIVPEIPQSGRGITVTDLAEEWFRVTGRPFVFAVWAYRKATPPPAALLDAMRAARRHGIGHLAEVSERHARKLGLPADVVQHYLWNFRYHLEDADRLALNEFADRAVPGHAPLEFGVR, encoded by the coding sequence ATGACTGACTCACACCCCCCACCGGCCGATCCCCGCCCGCTTTCCCCGTACCGCGCGGGCTGGATTCACTTCACGAATGTCGCTCCGATTCTGGATTCGCTGGTGCTGCCGCCGGGCGTGACGGCGATCACGGGCGTGCCCACGCAGATGAACGAGGCGCTGCTGTCCGGCGCGGTGGACATCGCGAACATCAGCGCGGTGGAGTTCATCCGGCACGCGGACACGCTCTCGGCCCTGCCGGATTTCAGCGTGAGCGTGCTGGGGCCGGTGTACAGCGTGAACCTGTTTCACACCTGCGCGCTGAGCGAGTTAAAGCGCGTGGCGCTGACCAGCCAGTCGGCGATGAGCGTGGCGCTGCTGGAGGTGCTGCTGCTCGAGTGGGGCGTCTCCCCCACCCTGGAACGCGCGGAGGGGGAGGCGGAGGCGCTGCTCGCGCAGGGTTTCGACGGGGTGCTGCGCATCGGCGACAGCGCGCTGCGGGAGTGGTACGGGGTGGTGGGGCCGTTCACGGAGGCGACCATCGTGCCGGAAATCCCGCAGTCCGGTCGGGGCATCACGGTGACGGACCTGGCGGAGGAGTGGTTCCGGGTGACGGGGCGGCCGTTCGTGTTCGCGGTGTGGGCGTACCGGAAGGCCACCCCACCCCCGGCGGCGCTGCTGGACGCGATGCGGGCGGCGCGCCGGCACGGGATCGGGCACCTGGCGGAGGTGAGTGAGCGGCACGCGCGGAAGCTGGGCCTGCCGGCGGACGTGGTGCAGCACTACCTGTGGAACTTCCGGTATCACCTGGAGGACGCCGACCGGCTGGCGCTGAACGAGTTCGCGGACCGGGCGGTGCCGGGGCACGCGCCGCTGGAGTTCGGCGTCCGGTAA
- a CDS encoding M16 family metallopeptidase — protein MPEPRTHRLPSGLTLLLEPDPAAQTVAAGYFVQTGARDEPAPHMGVSHFLEHLLFKGSETLPAADLNARLDDLGGHANAFTSEEATVYHAASLSERTGELLDTLTELLRPALRDQDIAVERGVILEEIAMYADQPGVRVIDELRADYWGDEPLGHRILGTPETVTALTPGILRGYHQEHYGAARVALTVTGAFDPAAVHTWAEAHLSAWPAGPAPRPSPAPTPRHPGHVRVVTDHALTRVQVAACTPGLPLTHPLREAAAVLGDLIGGENGALYWAMLDTGLCDSADLAHLDYRDAGVFEGGFSCDPDRTAQALATFRAVLARAGDLITDTGVRRAARKLAVSTLLRAETPQGRLFTLGMEYLAHGQALTTEDLVRRYEQVTAEQVREVLRLCPLDPLTVVALGPLDTLS, from the coding sequence GTGCCTGAACCGCGCACCCACCGCCTGCCCAGCGGCCTGACCCTGCTGCTCGAACCCGACCCGGCCGCCCAGACCGTCGCCGCCGGGTACTTCGTGCAGACCGGCGCCCGCGATGAACCCGCCCCGCACATGGGCGTCAGCCACTTCCTCGAACACCTGCTGTTCAAGGGCAGCGAGACCCTCCCCGCCGCCGACCTGAACGCCCGGCTCGACGACCTCGGCGGGCACGCCAACGCCTTCACCAGCGAGGAGGCGACCGTGTACCACGCCGCCAGCCTCTCCGAACGCACGGGTGAACTGCTGGACACCCTGACCGAACTGCTGCGCCCCGCCCTGCGCGACCAGGACATTGCGGTCGAACGCGGCGTGATCCTCGAGGAGATCGCCATGTACGCCGACCAGCCCGGCGTGCGCGTCATCGACGAGCTGCGCGCCGACTACTGGGGCGACGAGCCCCTCGGCCACCGCATCCTCGGCACGCCGGAGACCGTCACGGCGCTCACGCCCGGCATCCTGCGCGGCTACCACCAGGAGCACTACGGCGCCGCCCGCGTCGCCCTGACCGTCACCGGCGCCTTTGACCCGGCGGCCGTGCACACCTGGGCCGAGGCGCACCTGAGCGCCTGGCCCGCCGGGCCTGCCCCGCGGCCTTCACCCGCCCCCACGCCCCGGCACCCCGGGCACGTGCGCGTCGTGACCGACCACGCCCTGACCCGCGTGCAGGTCGCTGCCTGCACGCCGGGCCTGCCCCTCACGCACCCGCTGCGCGAGGCGGCCGCCGTGCTCGGCGACCTGATCGGCGGCGAGAACGGCGCGCTGTACTGGGCGATGCTCGACACCGGCCTGTGCGACAGCGCCGACCTCGCCCACCTCGACTACCGCGACGCCGGCGTGTTCGAGGGCGGCTTCTCCTGCGACCCCGACCGCACCGCCCAGGCCCTCGCCACCTTCCGCGCCGTGCTCGCCCGGGCCGGCGACCTCATCACCGACACCGGCGTGCGCCGCGCCGCGCGCAAACTCGCCGTGAGCACCCTGCTGCGCGCCGAAACGCCCCAGGGCCGCCTGTTCACCCTGGGCATGGAGTACCTCGCGCACGGGCAGGCCCTCACCACCGAGGACCTCGTGCGCCGCTACGAGCAGGTCACCGCCGAACAGGTCCGCGAGGTGCTGCGCCTCTGCCCGCTGGACCCGCTCACCGTCGTGGCCCTCGGGCCGCTCGACACCCTGAGCTGA
- a CDS encoding M16 family metallopeptidase, whose protein sequence is MPSGAPPSPTAPLLTLPGGLTVAFERRAGPGFAFDLRLPVGSAHDPRGLEGAGGLLEEWLFKGATTRAGRTLDARGLQDAFDDLGVRRGGGVGAEATRLSVSGLTADLPAALHLIGDVLTRPVLPEGELDVLTDLARQDLEGLQDSPTDLLAIEARRVAFPPPPGSPFAGFTHPASGTPDSLRHLTAAPLRAHLGRYGQTGAVLGVVADLDPADLLAHVTAALGDLRPGQNEPVPAAFQPGTQAHVTEEDAEQTHLSLTAPGVAPTHPDWLPWQIALTALSGGSASRLFHAVREERGLAYAVSASPVLLAGQGFLSVYAASTPARAPETLDVLHAELARLPLGLTAAEFQRARTGLTTSLVFSGESLRGRAGSLTRDVALFGRVRPLAELRAALNALTLDDINAFLAGYDPAAQLSTVTLGPDAARPARTVEAACA, encoded by the coding sequence ATGCCGTCCGGCGCCCCCCCCAGCCCCACCGCCCCGCTCCTCACCCTTCCCGGGGGGCTGACCGTCGCCTTCGAACGCCGCGCCGGCCCCGGCTTCGCCTTCGACCTGCGCCTCCCCGTCGGCAGCGCCCACGACCCCCGCGGCCTGGAAGGGGCCGGCGGCCTGCTGGAGGAATGGCTCTTCAAGGGCGCCACCACCCGGGCCGGCCGCACCCTGGACGCCCGCGGCCTGCAGGACGCCTTCGACGACCTGGGCGTGCGCCGCGGCGGGGGCGTGGGCGCCGAGGCCACCCGTCTGAGCGTGAGCGGCCTTACCGCCGACCTCCCGGCCGCCCTGCACCTGATCGGCGACGTGCTCACCCGCCCCGTGCTGCCGGAGGGCGAACTGGACGTCCTCACCGACCTGGCCCGGCAGGACCTGGAGGGCCTGCAGGACAGCCCCACCGACCTGCTCGCCATCGAGGCGCGCCGCGTGGCCTTCCCGCCGCCGCCCGGGTCCCCCTTCGCCGGGTTCACCCACCCCGCCAGCGGCACGCCGGACAGCCTGCGGCACCTCACGGCCGCGCCCCTGCGCGCCCACCTGGGCCGCTACGGGCAGACCGGCGCCGTGCTGGGCGTCGTCGCGGACCTGGACCCCGCCGACCTGCTGGCCCACGTCACCGCCGCCCTGGGCGACCTGCGCCCCGGGCAGAACGAGCCGGTGCCCGCCGCGTTCCAGCCCGGCACGCAGGCCCACGTGACCGAGGAGGACGCCGAACAGACCCACCTGAGCCTCACCGCGCCCGGGGTCGCCCCCACCCACCCGGACTGGCTGCCCTGGCAGATCGCGCTGACTGCCCTGAGCGGCGGCAGCGCCAGCCGCCTCTTCCACGCCGTGCGCGAGGAACGCGGCCTGGCCTACGCCGTCAGCGCCAGCCCCGTCCTGCTGGCCGGGCAGGGCTTCCTGAGCGTGTACGCCGCCAGCACCCCCGCCCGTGCCCCCGAGACCCTGGACGTGCTGCACGCCGAACTGGCCCGGCTGCCCCTGGGCCTCACCGCCGCGGAATTCCAGCGGGCCCGCACCGGCCTGACCACCAGCCTCGTGTTCAGCGGCGAATCCCTGCGCGGCCGCGCCGGCAGCCTCACCCGCGACGTCGCCCTGTTCGGCCGGGTGCGGCCCCTCGCGGAACTGCGCGCCGCGCTGAACGCCCTGACGCTGGACGACATCAACGCCTTCCTGGCCGGGTACGACCCCGCCGCCCAGCTCAGCACCGTGACCCTCGGCCCGGACGCCGCCCGCCCCGCCCGCACCGTGGAGGCCGCCTGTGCCTGA
- a CDS encoding M23 family metallopeptidase yields the protein MRRLVGWLLALAVLAGAAYVLWPVIEGMRRYAALVSAPVPAALPNPVPGAALTDTWGGARSGGRRHEGIDIFAKRNTPIRATTRGVVLRVGENALGGRTVMILGPGGQRHYYAHLERYPDLGRGDWVEAGDTVGYVGDSGNAKGTPPHLHYGIYEAGGAINPYPLLAAK from the coding sequence ATGAGACGGCTGGTGGGGTGGCTGCTCGCGCTGGCCGTGCTGGCCGGCGCGGCGTACGTGCTGTGGCCCGTCATCGAGGGGATGCGGCGGTACGCGGCGCTGGTGTCGGCGCCCGTCCCGGCGGCGCTGCCGAACCCGGTGCCGGGCGCGGCGCTGACGGACACCTGGGGCGGGGCGCGCAGCGGGGGGCGGCGGCACGAGGGGATCGACATCTTCGCGAAGCGGAACACGCCCATCCGCGCGACGACGCGGGGGGTGGTGCTGCGGGTGGGCGAGAACGCGCTGGGCGGCCGGACGGTGATGATCCTGGGGCCGGGTGGGCAGCGGCATTACTACGCGCACCTGGAACGCTACCCGGACCTGGGGCGCGGGGACTGGGTGGAGGCGGGGGACACGGTGGGGTACGTGGGGGACAGCGGGAACGCGAAGGGCACGCCGCCGCATCTGCATTACGGCATTTACGAAGCGGGTGGGGCGATCAACCCCTATCCGCTGCTGGCCGCGAAGTAG
- the ddrC gene encoding DNA damage response protein DdrC: MKSLPNILEFGSVRLPVSADGLLHAPTALAHLGLDLTTPWTDLAATHDLQSPPRDFGAGAEPTLHPDEFTRLAFTLDTPEARRWRKRAQTLLSRAMQGDVRLAAQIAERNPDPEQRRWLTARLESTHARRELLSTVSRHGGHGQVYGQLGSISNRSILGTDSATIRRVRGVKQTRDGLNSTELLRLAYLDTATTRAIQEHGAHGNAAILKLHEQVARQERQNWDTPLSPQAG, from the coding sequence ATGAAGAGCCTTCCGAACATCCTCGAATTCGGCAGCGTCCGGCTTCCCGTGAGCGCGGACGGGCTGCTGCACGCCCCCACCGCCCTGGCTCACCTGGGCCTCGACCTCACCACCCCCTGGACCGACCTCGCCGCCACCCACGACCTCCAGAGCCCCCCACGCGACTTCGGCGCCGGCGCCGAACCCACCCTGCACCCCGACGAGTTCACCCGCCTCGCCTTCACCCTCGACACCCCCGAAGCCCGCCGCTGGCGCAAACGCGCCCAGACGCTGCTGTCCCGCGCCATGCAGGGCGACGTGCGCCTCGCCGCGCAGATCGCCGAACGCAACCCCGACCCCGAACAGCGCCGCTGGCTCACCGCCCGCCTGGAAAGCACCCACGCCCGCCGCGAACTGCTCTCCACCGTCTCCCGCCACGGCGGCCACGGCCAGGTGTACGGCCAGCTGGGCAGCATCAGCAACCGCAGCATCCTCGGCACCGACAGCGCCACCATCCGCCGCGTGCGCGGCGTGAAACAGACCCGCGACGGCCTGAACAGCACCGAACTGCTGCGCCTGGCCTACCTGGACACCGCCACCACCCGCGCCATTCAGGAACACGGCGCGCACGGCAACGCCGCCATCCTGAAACTGCACGAACAGGTCGCCCGGCAGGAACGCCAGAACTGGGACACGCCCCTGTCCCCCCAGGCCGGCTGA
- a CDS encoding LptF/LptG family permease, whose protein sequence is MPTILTRAVLREVTLWYVAGVLLFFSLQMTDALASTVSRIMTYDPPLGKAVAAFAAYLPSVLNKTLAAAVPFAVLLTFSRMQRDSELKAAHAAGVRPLSLVWPLLLPFAVVSVLAFWNTGTLVPAGLKNWDRAWFDIYGQAVPPATQDSYTYAPPGALYHAGRVQTADDNGVAPLSGVMVQRGTETLTAQSGSWDTRKQTWTLTTPWVVKPGERPRQLPTLTVPQNDVLRPPPPDPKQVSNAELRATLARPDLRPAQQRDYQFQFWQRLADPVTPMVFALAAGALGLLIRNRAAAFAAVLVFIVCFYALWVTMPTLARAGALDPALAAWLPNAAFLLLAGALAWRLR, encoded by the coding sequence GTGCCCACCATCTTGACCCGCGCCGTGCTGCGTGAAGTGACACTGTGGTACGTCGCGGGCGTCCTGCTGTTCTTCAGCCTGCAGATGACCGACGCGCTCGCCAGCACGGTCTCACGCATCATGACCTACGACCCGCCGCTCGGAAAGGCGGTCGCGGCCTTCGCGGCGTACCTGCCCAGCGTGCTGAACAAGACCCTGGCCGCCGCCGTGCCCTTCGCGGTGCTGCTGACCTTCTCCCGCATGCAGCGCGACAGTGAACTCAAGGCCGCCCACGCCGCCGGGGTGCGGCCCCTGAGCCTGGTGTGGCCGCTGCTGCTGCCCTTCGCGGTCGTCAGCGTGCTCGCGTTCTGGAACACCGGCACGCTGGTCCCCGCCGGCCTGAAAAACTGGGACCGCGCCTGGTTCGACATCTACGGCCAGGCCGTGCCGCCCGCCACGCAGGACAGCTACACCTACGCCCCCCCGGGCGCGCTGTACCACGCCGGGCGCGTGCAGACCGCCGACGACAACGGCGTCGCCCCCCTGAGCGGCGTGATGGTGCAGCGCGGCACCGAAACCCTCACCGCCCAGAGCGGCAGCTGGGACACCCGCAAGCAGACCTGGACCCTCACCACCCCCTGGGTGGTCAAACCCGGCGAACGGCCCCGGCAGCTCCCCACCCTGACCGTGCCGCAGAACGACGTGCTGCGCCCCCCACCCCCCGACCCCAAGCAGGTCAGCAACGCCGAGCTGCGCGCCACGCTGGCCCGCCCGGACCTGCGCCCCGCGCAGCAGCGCGACTACCAGTTCCAGTTCTGGCAGCGCCTCGCCGACCCGGTCACGCCCATGGTGTTCGCCCTGGCCGCCGGGGCGCTGGGCCTCCTGATCCGCAACCGCGCGGCCGCCTTCGCGGCGGTGCTGGTGTTCATCGTGTGCTTCTACGCCCTGTGGGTCACCATGCCTACCCTGGCCCGCGCCGGCGCCCTGGACCCCGCCCTGGCCGCCTGGCTGCCCAACGCCGCGTTCCTGCTGCTGGCCGGCGCGCTCGCCTGGAGGCTCCGCTGA
- a CDS encoding LptF/LptG family permease, whose amino-acid sequence MKRFERYVLAEILPLLLGALSAVILVLVLVALQEVIAPLLAKGASPLLVARVLALNVPEATARALPLALMFAILLGLSRLSSDSELKAAIASGIPARHLYRPVLLLGVGVTLLAFLIGEGLVPRTKVLERQVKQQIVLDNPRVIGLGGTDASGQSLVLRDALNRAISIGRVEPGGQLSDLRIVTMQPGQPPRDVITARRGELKPGSTVLTLHDGQRVTYQDGRPVTVLRFKTGTLPVQDVQADLDTNGKPLKATYLPLPELLTRTNVYRQQNIQAPAEFSALHQKFAQPLAALALAFFGVSLGIFSFRSGRDLGLMWALLLTFAYYATWSVFRIMGENGALPGALAAYAPDAIAVLAGMALLWVAARR is encoded by the coding sequence ATGAAACGCTTCGAGCGCTACGTCCTCGCCGAGATCCTCCCCCTGCTGCTCGGCGCGCTCAGTGCCGTGATCCTGGTGCTGGTCCTCGTCGCCCTGCAGGAGGTCATCGCGCCGCTGCTCGCCAAGGGCGCCAGCCCCCTGCTCGTCGCCCGCGTCCTCGCCCTGAACGTCCCCGAAGCCACCGCCCGCGCCCTGCCCCTGGCCCTGATGTTCGCCATCCTGCTGGGCCTGTCCCGCCTCAGCAGCGACAGCGAACTCAAGGCCGCCATCGCCAGCGGCATCCCCGCCCGGCACCTCTACCGCCCCGTGCTACTCCTCGGCGTCGGCGTCACCCTCCTCGCCTTCCTGATCGGCGAGGGCCTCGTCCCCCGCACCAAGGTCCTGGAACGGCAGGTCAAACAGCAGATCGTGCTCGACAACCCCCGCGTGATCGGCCTGGGCGGCACCGACGCCAGCGGCCAGTCCCTGGTCCTGCGCGACGCCCTGAACCGCGCCATCAGCATCGGCCGCGTCGAACCCGGCGGCCAGCTCAGCGACCTCCGCATCGTCACCATGCAACCCGGCCAGCCCCCCCGCGACGTCATCACCGCCCGCCGCGGCGAACTCAAACCCGGCAGCACCGTCCTCACCCTCCACGACGGCCAGCGCGTCACCTACCAGGACGGCCGGCCCGTCACCGTCCTGCGCTTCAAGACCGGCACCCTCCCCGTCCAGGACGTCCAGGCCGACCTCGACACGAACGGCAAACCCCTCAAGGCCACCTACCTGCCCCTCCCGGAACTGCTCACCCGCACCAACGTCTACCGCCAGCAGAACATCCAGGCACCCGCCGAATTCAGCGCCCTGCACCAGAAGTTCGCCCAGCCCCTCGCCGCGCTCGCCCTGGCGTTCTTCGGCGTCAGCCTGGGCATTTTCAGCTTCCGCAGCGGCCGCGACCTGGGCCTCATGTGGGCCCTGCTCCTCACCTTCGCCTACTACGCCACCTGGAGCGTCTTCCGCATCATGGGCGAAAACGGCGCCCTGCCCGGCGCCCTCGCCGCCTACGCCCCCGACGCCATCGCCGTCCTTGCCGGCATGGCCCTGCTCTGGGTCGCCGCGCGGCGGTAA